The Halanaerobium praevalens DSM 2228 genome contains a region encoding:
- a CDS encoding DUF2254 domain-containing protein, translating to MKLKFLHNIENKIYFIPSLYALIATLVSILVIYLEYQYSSLLINVLPSFFFTSYDLSKTILSTIAGSLFAMITVSFSTIMVVLTMYSSQFSPRTMQDFLKNKVTLKVLGIFIAGFIYSILTLLFIDDRLLKSGESTIFSAMIGVIIAIVCLGYFVYFIHHAANSVQVNLLVESLKEDVIEIVDKLEKRNNSNDQIRNQPPDDLKASLDRDFYELHPKKSGYIQIIYDLKLTQLADQYDIIIRAEKMIGDYITENTVVFKFWQLDEQMDKFKDEKLVEIKNNIRDHLVISNERSKNDDIEFGLLKLTEVALRAISPGINDPNTAIFCINQLGWVLSRIAVANLENTYYYNDKDELCFILEDISFWDLLYKTFYQLSHYGKQDVSVAGSIIDALVIIAEGSPQDVKEQVWKFSHYILGGFDKNVLEQEDKKFLNHKIYRLAKETGHKKQKEKYFQVENFKIN from the coding sequence TTGAAATTAAAATTTTTACATAATATAGAAAATAAAATATATTTTATTCCCTCACTTTATGCCTTAATTGCTACTCTAGTCTCAATTTTAGTTATTTATCTTGAGTACCAGTATAGTAGTTTATTAATTAATGTACTACCATCATTTTTCTTTACTTCCTATGATCTTTCAAAGACGATTTTATCAACTATAGCAGGTTCTTTATTTGCAATGATTACAGTATCTTTTTCAACTATTATGGTTGTTTTGACAATGTATTCTTCTCAATTTTCTCCGAGGACAATGCAGGACTTTCTTAAAAACAAAGTAACTTTAAAAGTTTTAGGTATTTTTATTGCTGGTTTTATTTATTCTATTTTAACTTTATTATTTATTGATGATAGACTTTTGAAATCAGGTGAATCAACTATTTTTTCTGCCATGATCGGAGTAATTATAGCAATTGTATGTCTTGGTTATTTTGTTTATTTTATTCATCATGCAGCTAATTCTGTACAAGTAAACCTCTTAGTTGAGAGTCTGAAAGAAGATGTAATTGAAATAGTAGATAAACTTGAAAAAAGAAATAATAGCAATGATCAAATTCGTAATCAGCCTCCAGATGATTTGAAAGCAAGCCTAGACCGAGATTTTTATGAATTACATCCCAAAAAAAGTGGTTATATTCAGATTATTTACGATTTAAAATTAACCCAGTTAGCAGACCAATATGACATAATTATAAGAGCTGAAAAAATGATAGGTGATTATATAACTGAAAATACAGTTGTTTTCAAATTCTGGCAGCTAGATGAACAAATGGACAAATTTAAGGATGAAAAATTAGTAGAAATCAAAAATAATATTCGTGATCATTTAGTAATCAGTAATGAGAGAAGCAAAAATGATGATATAGAGTTTGGCTTATTAAAATTAACTGAAGTTGCCTTAAGAGCAATTTCTCCAGGGATTAATGATCCTAATACAGCAATATTTTGTATTAATCAACTAGGTTGGGTTTTATCTAGAATTGCAGTAGCAAATTTAGAAAATACTTATTATTATAATGATAAAGATGAGCTTTGTTTTATTTTAGAAGATATTTCTTTTTGGGATCTTCTATATAAAACATTTTATCAGTTAAGTCATTATGGAAAACAAGATGTTTCTGTTGCTGGTTCTATAATTGATGCTTTAGTTATTATAGCAGAAGGTAGTCCTCAAGATGTTAAAGAACAAGTTTGGAAATTTAGTCATTATATTTTAGGTGGGTTTGATAAAAATGTACTTGAACAAGAAGATAAAAAGTTTTTAAATCACAAAATTTATCGCCTAGCTAAAGAAACAGGACATAAAAAACAAAAAGAAAAATATTTTCAGGTTGAGAATTTTAAAATAAATTAG
- a CDS encoding aldo/keto reductase, which translates to MQYVKLNSGDQMPIVGLGTWKLKGEECVNSVQTAINIGYNHLDTADLYDNHQAVGKGIKASKAQRKQLFITSKIKPENLNYQTIIEDTKRFLNELNIEYLDLILIHWPNKEIPLKTSLKALKELQTEGLVKNIGVSNFTINHLKDALELYPDLIAVNQVEFHPTFYQKDLLEFCRKNGIILTAYSPLARGEIFENEILQNLADKYNKSAAQLALKWLIDKNIVAIPKASSKAHLKANLNLFDWELPAEAREKIDKLNQNNRLIEPSFAEFDY; encoded by the coding sequence ATGCAATATGTTAAATTAAATTCAGGTGATCAGATGCCAATTGTTGGTTTAGGAACCTGGAAGCTTAAAGGAGAAGAATGTGTTAATTCTGTCCAAACAGCAATCAATATTGGTTATAATCATCTTGATACAGCTGATCTTTATGATAATCATCAGGCTGTTGGTAAGGGTATTAAAGCCAGCAAAGCACAGCGAAAGCAATTATTTATAACATCCAAAATAAAACCTGAAAATTTAAATTATCAAACTATCATAGAAGATACCAAAAGATTTTTAAATGAATTAAATATTGAATATCTGGACCTTATTTTAATTCACTGGCCAAATAAAGAAATTCCTTTAAAAACTAGTCTTAAAGCTTTAAAAGAATTACAAACAGAAGGATTAGTTAAAAATATTGGAGTTAGTAATTTTACTATAAACCATCTTAAAGATGCCCTGGAACTTTATCCTGATTTAATAGCTGTTAATCAAGTAGAATTTCATCCTACGTTTTATCAAAAAGATCTATTAGAATTTTGTCGAAAAAATGGAATTATTTTAACTGCTTATAGTCCTCTAGCTAGAGGTGAAATCTTTGAAAATGAAATTTTGCAAAATCTTGCAGATAAATACAATAAGTCGGCTGCTCAACTTGCTCTCAAATGGTTAATTGATAAAAATATTGTTGCAATCCCCAAAGCAAGTTCTAAAGCACATTTAAAAGCTAATTTAAATCTTTTTGACTGGGAATTACCAGCTGAAGCCCGAGAAAAAATTGATAAATTAAATCAGAATAATCGCTTAATAGAACCTAGTTTTGCAGAATTTGATTATTAA
- a CDS encoding sirohydrochlorin chelatase has product MKNKKVLVVVSHGSKRKPSNEEFKTFINDLNKLNTKHKEKLESGSFKLNEFYTKIEGAHLEFAEPQLESVIEALIKKGYEKLEILPLFIFAGYHVLEDIPSRMKKLEENYQQLDYKILKHPAANNNFTDYIFQNIIS; this is encoded by the coding sequence ATGAAAAATAAAAAAGTTTTAGTTGTAGTTAGTCATGGAAGTAAAAGAAAACCAAGTAATGAGGAATTTAAAACTTTTATTAATGATTTAAATAAACTAAATACTAAACATAAAGAAAAATTAGAATCGGGATCTTTCAAATTGAATGAGTTTTATACTAAAATAGAAGGAGCTCATTTAGAATTTGCTGAACCACAATTGGAGTCAGTTATTGAAGCATTAATAAAAAAAGGTTATGAAAAGCTTGAGATTTTACCACTTTTTATTTTTGCAGGCTATCATGTTTTAGAAGATATACCAAGTAGAATGAAAAAATTAGAGGAAAATTATCAGCAGCTTGATTATAAAATTTTAAAACATCCAGCTGCAAATAATAATTTTACAGATTATATCTTTCAAAATATAATCTCATAA
- the hemL gene encoding glutamate-1-semialdehyde 2,1-aminomutase gives MSKRKKSTTAFKKANKFIPGGVNSPARAFSAVEMDPIFIEKGEGAYLYDIDGNQYLEYVNSWGPMILGYNPPQVIEELEKQLQLGTSFGAPTEVETEIAELITEFYPAVDKVRMVNSGTEATMSAIRLARGYTGRDKIVKLEGCYHGHGDSLLVDAGSGLATLGIKGSPGVTENTARETIVAPYNDQKAVAEIFNKYGSEIAGIILEPVTGNMGVIAPQRGYLEFLREITYKNGSLLIFDEVMTGFRLSRGGAQELYAIEPDLSTFGKIIGGGMPVGAYAGKKEIMDYVAPLGPVYQAGTLSGNPMAMQAGLTTLKALKKEDVYLELEKKGQKLEAGIKKNIEELNFPAYFNRVGSMFTLFFTDKEVQNYQDVKECDLDLFAAYFKEMINQGIYLPPSQFEANFISLALTDSDLDKTITANYKALNKLKAEL, from the coding sequence ATGAGTAAGCGAAAAAAATCAACTACAGCATTTAAAAAAGCTAATAAATTTATTCCAGGTGGAGTAAATAGTCCTGCCCGAGCTTTTTCGGCAGTAGAGATGGATCCAATTTTTATTGAAAAAGGAGAAGGAGCTTATCTTTATGATATTGATGGTAATCAATATCTAGAATATGTTAATTCTTGGGGACCAATGATCTTAGGCTATAATCCACCTCAGGTGATTGAAGAATTAGAAAAACAGCTGCAATTAGGAACAAGTTTCGGAGCTCCAACAGAGGTAGAAACAGAAATAGCAGAATTAATAACAGAATTTTATCCTGCAGTTGATAAAGTTAGGATGGTTAATTCGGGGACTGAAGCTACAATGAGTGCAATTAGGCTGGCCCGAGGTTATACTGGTCGTGATAAAATTGTTAAGTTAGAAGGTTGCTATCATGGACATGGAGATAGTCTTTTAGTAGATGCTGGCTCTGGGCTTGCAACTTTAGGTATTAAAGGAAGTCCTGGTGTTACAGAAAATACTGCACGTGAAACTATTGTGGCACCTTATAATGATCAAAAGGCTGTAGCAGAAATATTCAATAAATATGGCAGTGAAATTGCAGGAATTATTTTAGAGCCTGTTACTGGTAATATGGGAGTGATTGCTCCTCAAAGAGGTTATTTAGAATTTCTACGGGAAATAACTTATAAAAATGGCAGTCTTTTAATTTTTGATGAAGTAATGACTGGATTCCGCTTGTCCCGGGGTGGTGCTCAAGAACTTTATGCTATTGAGCCTGATTTAAGTACTTTTGGTAAAATAATTGGTGGTGGAATGCCAGTTGGTGCATATGCAGGTAAAAAAGAAATTATGGATTATGTAGCACCCTTAGGTCCTGTTTATCAAGCAGGTACTCTTTCTGGTAATCCAATGGCTATGCAGGCTGGTTTAACTACTTTAAAAGCCTTAAAAAAAGAAGATGTTTATCTTGAATTAGAAAAGAAAGGACAAAAATTAGAAGCAGGAATTAAAAAAAATATTGAAGAACTTAATTTTCCAGCTTACTTTAATCGAGTTGGTTCAATGTTTACCTTGTTTTTTACTGATAAAGAAGTTCAAAATTATCAGGATGTTAAAGAATGTGATTTAGATCTTTTTGCAGCTTACTTTAAAGAAATGATTAATCAGGGCATTTATTTGCCTCCATCTCAGTTTGAGGCAAATTTCATTTCACTTGCTTTAACTGATTCAGATCTAGATAAAACTATTACTGCTAATTATAAGGCTCTAAATAAGTTGAAGGCTGAATTATAA
- the hemB gene encoding porphobilinogen synthase: protein MNLIKRPRRLRTSQSLRELVKETKLSASDFVKPLFVVNGENIREEIPSMPGNYHLSLDELEKEVKSLMAVGIKAIMLFGLPKTKDAEGSSAWQEDGIVQQALHLLKEKFPDLLLITDLCLCQYTDHGHCGVLKEGKIKNDETLTNLAKIALSHAEAGADMIAPSDMMDGRIAKIRNTLDQNDFKEISIMAYSAKYQSAFYGPFRDAAHSAPGQGDRSTYQMDPANSDEALREIDLDIEEGADIIMVKPALSYLDIIQRAADNYELPLAAYNVSGEYAMVKAAAEKGWIDEKKVALEILTSIKRAGANIIITYWADQAAEWLKE, encoded by the coding sequence ATGAATTTAATAAAAAGACCACGCCGTTTAAGGACTTCTCAAAGCCTAAGAGAGTTAGTGAAAGAAACAAAGCTTTCAGCTTCAGACTTTGTTAAACCCTTATTTGTAGTTAACGGCGAAAATATTAGAGAAGAAATTCCCTCAATGCCAGGTAATTATCATCTCTCCTTAGACGAGTTAGAAAAAGAAGTTAAAAGCTTAATGGCTGTTGGGATTAAAGCAATTATGTTATTTGGACTGCCAAAGACTAAAGATGCTGAGGGTTCTAGTGCTTGGCAAGAAGATGGTATTGTCCAACAAGCTTTGCATTTATTAAAAGAAAAATTTCCAGATTTGCTTTTAATTACTGACTTATGTCTGTGTCAGTACACTGATCACGGCCACTGTGGAGTTTTAAAAGAGGGAAAAATAAAAAATGATGAAACTCTAACTAATTTAGCTAAAATAGCTCTTTCCCATGCTGAGGCAGGAGCAGATATGATTGCTCCCTCAGATATGATGGATGGTAGAATTGCTAAGATTAGAAATACTTTAGATCAAAATGATTTCAAAGAAATTTCAATTATGGCTTATTCAGCTAAATACCAGTCTGCTTTTTATGGACCTTTTAGAGATGCAGCTCATTCAGCCCCTGGTCAAGGAGATCGTAGTACTTATCAGATGGATCCAGCTAATTCTGATGAAGCTTTAAGAGAAATAGACTTGGATATTGAAGAAGGGGCTGATATAATTATGGTCAAGCCTGCTCTTTCTTATTTAGATATTATCCAGCGGGCTGCTGATAATTATGAGCTACCTCTTGCTGCTTATAATGTTAGTGGTGAATATGCGATGGTTAAAGCTGCAGCTGAAAAAGGTTGGATTGATGAAAAGAAAGTTGCTTTAGAAATTTTAACTTCAATTAAAAGAGCAGGTGCTAATATTATTATTACTTATTGGGCTGATCAAGCTGCAGAGTGGTTAAAAGAATAA
- the cobA gene encoding uroporphyrinogen-III C-methyltransferase, whose product MTAKVYLTGAGPGDPSLLTLKAKRAIQEADVVLYDRLANNRFLEYADQEVEKIYVGKKAKDHHYTQTEIEDLIIKKAKAGKTVCRLKGGDPFIYGRGGEEALKLKEAGIDFEIIPGISSSMAVPLYAGIPLTQRHMASSFAVITGHEAAEKEESTIEIEKIAAAVDTLVVLMGVGNLAQITARVLAAGRSPETPVALIRWGSRSKQETITGNLTNIAAKVKEANFKPPAVTVIGEVVGLREKLSWFEDKKLLAKNILVTRPAAQAGSILEMIEKEAGNPILSPTIAIKESENKEQLQKAVRNLDQYTHLIFTSVNGVRYFVKMLKAEKLDLRELAGIKIITIGSKTAAELNQNGIRADLMPEDYSTAGILKYLESLEAKGEMNLKTSSFLLPRSNIAPKNLQKGLRELGAKVDNIIAYRTEAVALQAEIIDLLLNNELDLLTFSSSSTVENLISGIKNLTKNELVKSQLNLDQKTEADLLAKLKEIPAACIGPVTAAKAKEYNLNVQIVAAEYTIKGLMDAVLNYYAELN is encoded by the coding sequence ATGACAGCAAAAGTTTATTTAACAGGAGCAGGACCAGGTGATCCATCCTTATTAACTTTAAAAGCAAAAAGAGCTATTCAAGAAGCAGATGTTGTATTGTATGATAGATTAGCTAATAATCGTTTTTTAGAATATGCTGATCAAGAAGTAGAAAAAATTTATGTTGGTAAAAAAGCTAAAGATCATCATTATACTCAAACTGAAATTGAGGATTTGATAATTAAAAAGGCTAAGGCAGGTAAAACAGTTTGTAGGCTTAAAGGTGGAGATCCCTTTATTTATGGTAGAGGAGGAGAAGAAGCATTAAAGTTAAAAGAAGCAGGCATTGATTTTGAAATCATACCTGGTATTAGTTCTTCGATGGCAGTACCACTTTATGCAGGTATTCCTTTAACTCAAAGACATATGGCTTCATCTTTTGCAGTAATTACTGGCCATGAAGCAGCCGAAAAAGAAGAAAGTACAATTGAAATTGAAAAAATTGCAGCAGCTGTAGATACTCTAGTAGTTTTAATGGGGGTTGGAAATTTAGCTCAAATTACAGCAAGAGTTTTAGCAGCAGGTAGAAGTCCTGAAACACCAGTTGCTTTAATTAGGTGGGGTAGTCGTTCTAAACAAGAAACTATAACTGGTAATTTAACTAATATAGCTGCCAAAGTTAAAGAAGCTAATTTTAAGCCACCAGCAGTAACAGTGATCGGAGAAGTTGTTGGACTTAGAGAAAAACTAAGTTGGTTTGAGGATAAAAAATTGTTAGCTAAAAATATTTTAGTGACCAGACCAGCAGCACAGGCAGGTTCTATTTTAGAAATGATTGAAAAAGAAGCAGGCAATCCTATTTTATCACCAACAATTGCCATTAAAGAGAGTGAAAACAAAGAACAACTGCAAAAAGCAGTTAGAAATTTAGATCAATATACTCACCTTATTTTTACTTCAGTTAATGGAGTCAGATATTTTGTGAAGATGTTAAAAGCTGAAAAATTAGATTTAAGAGAATTAGCTGGCATTAAGATTATTACAATTGGTTCTAAAACAGCAGCAGAACTTAATCAAAATGGAATTAGAGCTGATTTAATGCCTGAAGATTATTCTACAGCTGGTATTTTAAAATATTTAGAAAGCTTAGAAGCTAAGGGTGAAATGAATTTAAAAACTAGTTCATTTTTGCTTCCCCGTTCTAATATTGCTCCTAAAAATTTACAAAAAGGGTTGAGAGAATTAGGAGCTAAAGTTGATAATATTATAGCCTATAGAACTGAAGCTGTTGCACTTCAAGCAGAAATAATAGATCTATTATTAAATAATGAGCTTGATCTTTTAACTTTTAGCAGTTCTTCAACTGTAGAAAATTTGATTAGTGGAATTAAAAATTTAACTAAAAATGAATTAGTTAAAAGTCAGCTTAATTTAGATCAAAAAACAGAAGCGGATTTATTAGCTAAATTAAAAGAAATACCTGCTGCTTGTATTGGTCCAGTTACTGCAGCTAAAGCTAAAGAATATAATTTAAATGTACAGATTGTAGCAGCAGAATATACGATTAAAGGACTAATGGATGCTGTTTTAAATTATTATGCTGAATTAAATTAA
- the hemC gene encoding hydroxymethylbilane synthase yields the protein MKKEYIIGTRNSSLALKQCEILKAKLSSKFPELEFKIKEISTTGDRERDKKFSEINVEGIFIREIEYALLAEEIDLAVHSFKDLPTKLPAELEVAAVVDRANRYDVLAGAENKLAELAKGARLGTGSLRRKSQLLAYRPDLEIVPIRGNIETRLKKIKTHNLDGVILAAAGLERLGYKEQITEYLAPEICLPAARQGAVAVEIRKEDSKLKEILKTIETEKNNLEVWTEHSFLAEMEAGCHAPVAAEAIIENKTLTLTAAVGEIDGSRIIKKVAKTKKLDLDSVRSLAQKLAVKVKQAGAAEIIKNLKSN from the coding sequence GTGAAAAAAGAATATATTATAGGAACTCGTAACAGTAGTTTAGCTTTAAAGCAGTGTGAAATTTTAAAAGCAAAATTAAGTTCTAAGTTTCCTGAATTAGAATTTAAAATAAAAGAGATTTCAACAACAGGTGACCGTGAGCGAGATAAGAAATTTAGTGAAATAAATGTTGAAGGTATTTTTATTAGAGAAATTGAATATGCTTTATTAGCAGAAGAAATAGACCTTGCAGTTCATAGTTTTAAAGATTTACCAACTAAATTGCCAGCTGAATTGGAAGTAGCTGCAGTTGTAGATAGAGCTAACCGCTATGATGTGCTAGCTGGAGCTGAAAACAAATTAGCTGAACTAGCAAAAGGAGCAAGATTAGGAACTGGAAGTTTAAGGCGTAAATCACAGTTATTAGCTTATCGACCGGATTTAGAAATTGTTCCAATTAGAGGTAATATAGAAACTAGATTAAAAAAGATAAAAACTCACAATTTAGATGGAGTTATTTTAGCTGCTGCTGGTTTAGAGCGTTTGGGTTATAAAGAGCAGATAACTGAATATCTAGCTCCTGAGATTTGTTTACCTGCAGCTAGACAGGGAGCAGTTGCAGTAGAAATTAGAAAAGAAGATAGCAAGTTAAAAGAAATCTTAAAAACAATTGAAACTGAAAAAAACAACTTAGAAGTCTGGACTGAACATTCCTTTTTAGCAGAAATGGAAGCTGGTTGTCACGCACCAGTTGCAGCTGAGGCTATAATTGAAAATAAAACTTTAACTTTAACAGCTGCTGTAGGAGAAATTGATGGTAGTAGAATAATAAAAAAAGTAGCTAAAACTAAAAAACTTGATTTAGATTCAGTTCGCAGTTTAGCTCAAAAATTAGCAGTAAAAGTTAAGCAGGCAGGCGCTGCAGAAATAATAAAAAATTTAAAAAGTAATTAA
- a CDS encoding ECF transporter S component, with the protein MQKSNSKSQSILNTSFLVKVALLTALSVIGSYLKFPGPVGSIALDSLPGFLGAVLLGGKGGALILVLGHFLSALNSGFPLGPIHILIAFIMGSCGFIFSYLMQKNIYLAVAITTFVNGAVSAALLIPFFGIPFFYSTAPVLTVASLANIILAVVISKLIKDKVTF; encoded by the coding sequence ATGCAAAAGTCAAATTCTAAAAGTCAATCAATTTTAAATACTTCATTTTTAGTTAAAGTAGCACTTTTAACTGCTTTATCTGTAATTGGTTCTTATCTTAAATTTCCAGGGCCAGTCGGTAGTATAGCTCTTGATTCTTTACCAGGTTTTTTAGGTGCAGTTTTGCTTGGAGGTAAAGGTGGAGCTTTAATTTTAGTTTTAGGACATTTTCTTTCTGCTTTAAACTCTGGTTTTCCTTTAGGTCCAATCCACATTTTAATAGCATTTATTATGGGGAGCTGTGGTTTTATATTTTCCTATTTAATGCAAAAAAATATTTATCTTGCAGTAGCTATCACAACCTTTGTTAATGGTGCTGTTTCTGCTGCTTTATTAATTCCTTTTTTTGGGATACCATTTTTTTATTCCACAGCTCCTGTTTTAACAGTAGCTTCTTTAGCAAATATTATTTTAGCAGTAGTTATTTCTAAGTTAATAAAAGATAAGGTGACATTTTAG
- the cobS gene encoding adenosylcobinamide-GDP ribazoletransferase — MKNIINNFLNALVFLTRIPVKIKNHSILKINYLPLVGLLMAFIIIAAEYLLMNFFTVEIRALLLLMLYIYLSGALHLDGLGDFCDGFFAGRDQEKTAAIMHDSNSGIFALVALILVLILKYLLFKELLFADHIEALIIMAVIARFSLAQVIMFANVSKLSVMAEALKANAKKTDLFYCNLITFIILGVYIYFYGLNFVYPILLALVLILALILFLLNWSQKKLGGITGDIYGTIIELGEILFLLALTIYL, encoded by the coding sequence TTGAAAAACATAATTAATAATTTTTTAAACGCTTTAGTTTTCCTGACGAGGATTCCAGTTAAAATTAAAAATCATTCTATTTTAAAAATTAATTATTTACCATTAGTTGGTTTATTAATGGCTTTTATAATAATAGCAGCTGAATATTTGTTGATGAATTTTTTTACAGTTGAAATTAGAGCATTACTTTTATTAATGCTATATATTTATTTAAGTGGAGCTCTACACCTGGATGGACTCGGTGATTTTTGTGATGGTTTTTTTGCAGGTCGTGATCAAGAAAAAACAGCTGCTATTATGCATGATTCTAATTCTGGAATTTTCGCTTTAGTTGCTTTAATTTTAGTTTTAATTTTAAAATATTTACTTTTTAAAGAACTATTATTTGCAGATCATATTGAAGCTCTAATTATCATGGCTGTAATTGCTCGTTTTTCTCTGGCTCAAGTTATTATGTTTGCAAATGTTTCTAAATTAAGTGTAATGGCAGAAGCTTTAAAAGCCAATGCTAAAAAAACTGATTTATTTTATTGTAATTTAATAACATTTATTATATTAGGAGTCTATATTTATTTTTATGGATTAAATTTTGTTTATCCAATCTTATTAGCTTTAGTTTTAATTTTAGCTTTAATTCTATTTTTGCTTAATTGGAGTCAAAAAAAACTGGGTGGAATAACAGGAGATATTTATGGAACTATTATTGAGTTAGGTGAAATTTTATTCTTATTAGCATTAACAATTTATTTATAA
- the cobU gene encoding bifunctional adenosylcobinamide kinase/adenosylcobinamide-phosphate guanylyltransferase, giving the protein MSIILIQGGARSGKSTFGEMMAEKIGGMDVIYLASGVATDSEMKARIKKHQAQRPAAWKTKEEAYAISTYLNQVEAKKTILFDCLTTYISNLMFKKEGLEFPQIENEILTEIEKILAIAQKKELNLIIVHNEAGKGVVPASKLGREFRDISGRAARITAQAAAEVYLVQAGLPLAIKTEGLKNIAKYTAEDQEVKVL; this is encoded by the coding sequence ATGAGTATTATCTTAATTCAGGGTGGAGCTCGGAGTGGCAAAAGTACTTTTGGTGAAATGATGGCTGAGAAAATCGGTGGGATGGACGTAATTTATTTAGCCAGCGGAGTTGCTACTGACTCTGAAATGAAAGCAAGAATAAAAAAACATCAAGCACAGCGTCCTGCAGCTTGGAAAACAAAAGAAGAAGCTTATGCTATTAGTACATATTTGAATCAAGTTGAAGCCAAAAAAACAATTTTATTTGATTGTTTAACAACTTATATTAGTAATTTAATGTTTAAAAAAGAAGGATTAGAATTTCCTCAAATAGAAAATGAAATTCTGACTGAGATCGAAAAGATTTTAGCTATTGCTCAGAAAAAAGAATTAAACTTAATTATTGTGCATAATGAAGCTGGCAAAGGGGTAGTTCCTGCTTCAAAATTAGGGAGAGAATTTAGGGATATTTCTGGTAGAGCCGCTAGAATTACTGCTCAAGCTGCAGCTGAGGTTTATTTAGTTCAGGCGGGATTACCTTTAGCAATTAAAACAGAGGGGCTTAAAAACATAGCAAAATATACAGCTGAAGACCAGGAGGTTAAAGTACTTTGA
- the cobD gene encoding threonine-phosphate decarboxylase CobD — translation MEDLHQHGGKLLEIAAQNNLKTEAIIDFSANINFLGPPAAITEAIANNLKQIKNYPEINSKGLKKLIAQKHQLEPEEVVVANGAAEMIYQLAKVLNPNKVMVMAPTFSEYELAAKSVGAQIEYFHLKAESDFKLDLKELEASLNKELDLLFLCNPNNPTAQLIKAAKLENLIKKAAQKEITVVIDEAFIDFLAQPKIYSVVNFLAKYDNLIVLKSMTKLFAIPALRLGYALTNRELGHKLENNRDPWSVNYFAQLAGEIIFKENKEIEKYIKKSKQKIARERKYLYQKLQQIKDLKVYQPTTNYIFIDLSASKYQAAKLRQKLAKSALLIRNCDSYHGLNENYIRVAVKSRKENNILLAKLNKLFN, via the coding sequence ATGGAAGATCTACATCAACATGGAGGAAAATTGCTAGAAATAGCAGCTCAAAATAATTTAAAAACAGAAGCTATTATTGATTTTAGCGCTAATATAAATTTTTTAGGTCCTCCAGCTGCAATTACTGAAGCAATAGCTAATAATTTAAAGCAAATAAAAAATTATCCAGAGATTAATTCTAAGGGGTTAAAAAAATTAATTGCTCAAAAACATCAGTTAGAGCCAGAAGAGGTTGTAGTTGCTAATGGGGCAGCAGAGATGATTTATCAGTTAGCAAAAGTATTAAATCCCAACAAAGTGATGGTTATGGCACCTACTTTTTCTGAATATGAACTAGCTGCTAAATCAGTTGGAGCGCAAATAGAATATTTTCACTTAAAAGCTGAGTCTGATTTTAAACTTGATCTAAAAGAATTAGAAGCTAGTTTAAATAAAGAGCTTGATTTATTATTTCTCTGTAATCCAAATAATCCAACAGCTCAATTAATTAAGGCTGCTAAACTAGAAAATTTAATCAAAAAAGCTGCTCAAAAAGAGATTACAGTTGTGATTGATGAAGCCTTTATTGATTTTTTAGCTCAACCAAAAATTTATTCAGTAGTTAATTTTTTGGCAAAATATGATAATTTAATAGTTTTAAAATCAATGACAAAATTATTTGCTATACCTGCTTTAAGGCTTGGTTATGCTTTAACAAATAGAGAATTGGGCCATAAATTAGAAAATAATAGAGATCCTTGGTCTGTTAATTATTTTGCTCAATTAGCAGGAGAAATTATCTTTAAAGAAAATAAAGAAATTGAAAAATATATTAAAAAGAGCAAGCAAAAAATTGCTAGGGAAAGAAAATATCTCTATCAAAAACTGCAGCAGATTAAAGATTTAAAAGTATATCAACCAACAACTAATTATATTTTTATTGATTTGTCAGCTAGTAAATATCAAGCAGCTAAATTACGACAGAAGTTAGCTAAATCAGCCTTATTAATTCGTAATTGTGATAGTTATCATGGTTTAAATGAAAACTATATCCGAGTTGCTGTTAAAAGTAGAAAAGAAAATAATATTTTATTAGCTAAATTAAATAAATTGTTTAACTAA